One genomic segment of Streptomyces liangshanensis includes these proteins:
- a CDS encoding enoyl-CoA hydratase/isomerase family protein — translation MDDEQHVLTHRQGGVGQVILNRPRALNALTHGMVSGISEALAAWERDDDVRAVVISGAGERGLCAGGDIRAIYEDARVGGGASEAFWRDEYRLNAYIARYPKPYVAFMDGIVMGGGVGVSAHGGVRIVTERSAVAMPETGIGLVPDVGGTYLLSRAPGEVGTHLALTGVVVGAADAVWCGLADHFVASDRLEGVRDALGEALRGALAGGLADGRVQVEGVVREVVARFAGVAPEGRLAADRGWIDACYAADTVEEIVDRLYGDGHPAAKEAAETLLTRSPTALKATLASLRRARGLPTLESVLEQEYRASCAALATADLVEGIRAQVIDKDRAPRWVPGELAGVTGGEVERFFLVPGSGDLWGGVR, via the coding sequence CGGTCAGGTGATCCTCAACCGGCCGCGGGCCCTCAACGCGCTGACGCACGGGATGGTCTCGGGGATCTCCGAGGCCCTCGCCGCGTGGGAGCGGGACGATGACGTGCGTGCGGTGGTCATCTCCGGGGCCGGTGAGCGCGGGCTCTGCGCGGGCGGTGACATCCGGGCCATCTACGAGGACGCGCGGGTGGGTGGGGGCGCGTCGGAGGCGTTCTGGCGCGACGAGTACCGGCTCAACGCGTACATCGCGCGCTATCCGAAGCCGTACGTCGCCTTCATGGACGGCATCGTGATGGGCGGCGGGGTCGGGGTGTCCGCGCACGGCGGGGTGCGGATCGTCACCGAGAGGTCGGCCGTCGCGATGCCGGAGACGGGGATCGGGCTGGTCCCGGACGTCGGCGGGACGTATCTGCTGTCCCGGGCGCCGGGTGAGGTCGGCACCCATCTCGCGCTCACGGGGGTGGTGGTGGGGGCGGCGGACGCGGTGTGGTGCGGGCTGGCGGACCACTTCGTGGCGTCGGACCGGTTGGAGGGGGTGCGGGACGCGCTGGGGGAGGCGCTGCGCGGCGCGCTTGCGGGCGGGCTCGCGGACGGGCGGGTCCAGGTGGAGGGCGTCGTCCGGGAGGTGGTGGCGCGGTTCGCCGGCGTCGCGCCGGAGGGGCGGCTCGCGGCCGATCGTGGGTGGATCGACGCGTGTTACGCGGCGGACACGGTCGAGGAGATCGTGGACCGGCTGTACGGGGACGGGCATCCGGCGGCGAAGGAGGCGGCCGAGACGCTGTTGACGCGCTCGCCGACCGCGCTGAAGGCGACGCTCGCCTCGTTGCGGCGGGCGCGGGGGTTGCCGACGCTGGAGTCGGTGCTGGAGCAGGAGTACCGGGCGTCGTGTGCGGCTCTTGCCACGGCGGACCTGGTGGAGGGGATCCGGGCGCAGGTCATCGACAAGGATCGGGCGCCGCGGTGGGTTCCGGGGGAGCTTGCCGGGGTGACCGGTGGGGAGGTGGAGCGGTTTTTCCTGGTGCCGGGTAGTGGGGATCTTTGGGGTGGGGTGCGCTGA